Proteins from a single region of Rhodovibrio salinarum DSM 9154:
- a CDS encoding methyl-accepting chemotaxis protein, translating into MLKRLSIGKKLALITIVLSILMAGLASVLLLELKGTMLEGRKLKLRALVESAVNVVDSYSQMAADGTLSDAEAKQQALQALAAMNYDGKNYFFVANTDGVLVWHPTRGEQIGQNLLQTGSEGTKRSYRGFLSAAKSSPHLEGYFESIGRRPGSKELNAPKMYLSAQDARWNWVVTTGLFIDDIEAMFQQRAAFFLGLAALGLLLGIALSYFVGRSITRPVNYTVNALEALAEGRAETTVEIDNNPTEVGRLTRAFNYFRDKMKETEELRRQQAIAEQKTEQERRETLLGFADEFEKSVGNAVQMLAEEVNKVSDTSTQMSQIARSSAEGTQQVKTAAESTSNNVQTVASAAQELNSSIDEIQRQVRTVQDVVEKTRTRSDQTAQQMSALAGTVEKIGSVVELINSIAEQTNLLALNATIEAARAGDAGKGFAVVAGEVKLLATQTTNATDDIRQQIDLLNRSTGECVGGMKEVGTVVDDLLETTNAIAAAIEEQNAATAEISRNTDVTSQETQSITKAIGEVTDSVAKTESTAQSVRETSAVMQDQAETVSREVQNFLQRVRAA; encoded by the coding sequence GTGCTCAAACGCCTTTCGATTGGCAAGAAACTTGCCCTGATCACCATCGTGCTATCGATTCTCATGGCTGGTCTCGCGAGCGTCCTGCTCTTGGAGCTCAAGGGAACGATGTTGGAGGGGCGGAAGCTGAAACTGCGCGCGCTCGTCGAGTCCGCGGTTAATGTCGTCGACTCTTATTCGCAAATGGCGGCCGACGGAACGTTGAGCGATGCGGAGGCGAAGCAACAAGCCCTGCAGGCGCTCGCGGCCATGAACTACGACGGCAAGAACTATTTTTTCGTTGCCAATACCGATGGCGTTCTGGTCTGGCACCCGACACGCGGTGAACAGATCGGCCAAAACCTTCTCCAGACGGGGAGCGAAGGGACAAAGCGGAGTTACCGCGGTTTCCTAAGTGCCGCCAAATCATCCCCGCACCTCGAAGGGTACTTTGAATCCATCGGCCGGCGTCCAGGCTCCAAGGAACTGAACGCCCCGAAGATGTACCTTTCCGCCCAGGACGCGCGATGGAACTGGGTGGTCACAACAGGGCTCTTCATCGACGACATCGAGGCGATGTTCCAGCAACGGGCAGCATTCTTCCTTGGTCTGGCTGCCCTTGGACTGCTCCTTGGTATTGCGTTGTCGTATTTCGTCGGCCGCAGCATCACGCGGCCGGTCAACTACACCGTCAATGCCCTGGAAGCTCTGGCCGAGGGGCGTGCGGAAACCACGGTTGAGATTGACAACAACCCGACGGAGGTCGGCCGTCTAACCCGCGCCTTCAACTATTTCCGCGACAAGATGAAGGAAACGGAGGAGCTCCGCCGTCAGCAGGCGATCGCCGAGCAGAAGACGGAACAGGAACGCCGTGAGACGTTGCTCGGGTTCGCAGACGAATTCGAGAAATCGGTCGGTAACGCAGTCCAGATGCTCGCAGAAGAGGTCAACAAGGTCTCCGACACCTCCACCCAGATGTCGCAAATTGCCCGTAGCTCCGCAGAGGGGACCCAGCAGGTCAAAACGGCCGCGGAGTCCACATCGAACAACGTGCAGACGGTTGCTTCGGCGGCACAGGAGCTAAACTCCTCGATCGACGAGATCCAGCGTCAGGTTCGGACGGTGCAAGACGTGGTGGAGAAGACCCGAACCCGCTCGGACCAGACGGCACAGCAGATGTCGGCACTGGCCGGAACAGTGGAGAAGATCGGGTCGGTCGTTGAACTGATCAACTCGATCGCGGAGCAGACCAACCTTCTGGCTCTCAATGCCACGATCGAGGCCGCGCGTGCCGGGGATGCCGGCAAGGGCTTCGCTGTCGTCGCCGGCGAGGTCAAACTCCTGGCGACCCAAACGACCAATGCCACGGACGATATCCGCCAGCAGATCGACCTTCTGAACCGATCCACCGGCGAGTGCGTCGGCGGCATGAAGGAGGTGGGGACAGTGGTTGACGACCTGCTCGAAACCACCAACGCAATCGCCGCGGCCATCGAAGAGCAGAACGCAGCCACTGCGGAGATCAGCCGCAACACCGATGTGACTTCACAAGAGACGCAGTCGATCACCAAGGCGATCGGCGAGGTAACCGACTCGGTTGCGAAGACCGAAAGCACGGCGCAATCCGTCCGGGAAACCTCGGCCGTCATGCAGGACCAAGCAGAGACGGTCAGCCGCGAGGTTCAGAATTTCCTACAGCGCGTCCGCGCGGCTTAA
- the ssb gene encoding single-stranded DNA-binding protein codes for MAGTVNKVILIGNLGRDPEIRQTNQGSRLANLSLATSEQWTDRQSGERREKTEWHRVVIFDDRLVDVAEKFLKKGSKVYLEGQLQTRKFQDQSGQDRYMTEVVLQRFRSELQMLDGRGEGGGGGYGGGGGGGYGRQQQDDRVGAMDTRAPAPGPGGGDDLDDEIPF; via the coding sequence ATGGCCGGTACCGTCAACAAGGTCATCCTGATCGGTAACCTGGGACGCGACCCGGAAATCCGACAGACCAACCAGGGCTCGCGGCTGGCCAACCTGTCGCTGGCCACCAGCGAGCAGTGGACCGACCGGCAGAGCGGCGAGCGGCGCGAGAAGACCGAGTGGCACCGGGTCGTGATCTTCGACGACCGGCTGGTCGACGTTGCCGAAAAGTTCCTGAAGAAGGGTTCCAAGGTCTATCTCGAAGGCCAGCTCCAGACCCGCAAGTTCCAGGACCAGTCGGGCCAGGACCGCTACATGACCGAGGTCGTGCTGCAGCGTTTCCGTAGCGAACTGCAGATGCTGGACGGCCGCGGCGAAGGCGGTGGCGGCGGCTACGGCGGCGGGGGTGGTGGTGGCTATGGCCGCCAGCAGCAGGACGACCGCGTCGGCGCCATGGACACCCGCGCGCCCGCCCCAGGGCCGGGCGGCGGCGACGACCTGGACGACGAGATCCCGTTCTAA
- the uvrA gene encoding excinuclease ABC subunit UvrA translates to MAETHGVPTIRVRGAREHNLKNVEVDLPRDQLVVITGVSGSGKSSLAFDTIYAEGQRRYVESLSAYARQFLELAQKPDVDSIEGLSPAISIEQKTTSKNPRSTVGTVTEIYDYMRLLWARVGTPYSPETGEPIESQTVSQMVDRVMAMDEGTRLYLLAPVVRGRKGEYKRELRDLQQRGFQRVKIDGELYEIEDAPALDKKKKHDIEVVVDRLVVREGIETRLADSFETALKIGDDLAFTENADTNERTSFSAKFACPVSGFTIDEIEPRLFSFNNPFGACPDCDGLGATLHMDPGLIVDPRLSLKKGAILPWAGSPSQFYKQTLESLAKHFGVSTTTPFGELPEAAQNGILYGTRERVRMRFDDGLRSYETDKPFEGIIPNMERRYRETDSDWVREELSKYQTAKPCDTCGGQRLKLEARMVRIRDLNVSQAAEMSIEQAQSWFAQVLDHLRPQQQEIGRRIVKEISERLDFLMDVGLEYLTLSRPAATLSGGESQRIRLASQIGSGLTGVLYVLDEPSIGLHQRDNARLLQTLERLRDLGNTVIVVEHDEEFIRDSDYLVDMGPGAGTHGGNVVARGTPAEVMQKPESLTAQYLTGFRNIPLPDKRRPGRKGQAITVKGARAHNLQNVTAKIPLGTFTCVTGVSGSGKSTLINETLYKTLARRINGAREAPAEHDKVEGMELLDKVIDIDQSPIGRTPRSNPATYTGAFTPIREWFAGLPESNTRGYKAGRFSFNVKGGRCEACQGDGVIKIEMHFLPDVFVTCDECKGKRYNRETLEITFKGHSIADVLEMTVDEGVDFFSAVPNIRNKLVTLQQVGLGYVKIGQPATTLSGGEAQRVKLAKELSRRSTGKTFYILDEPTTGLHYEDVRKLLEVLHRLVDQGNTVVVIEHNLEVIKTADHILDMGPEGGSKGGRLVAKGTPEQVAQVPESHTGHYLGAYRENHHGQAHAGGQKHRKQA, encoded by the coding sequence ATGGCCGAAACGCACGGCGTCCCCACGATCCGCGTGCGCGGCGCGCGCGAGCACAATCTGAAGAATGTCGAAGTCGACCTCCCGCGCGACCAGCTTGTCGTGATCACCGGTGTCAGCGGCTCCGGCAAGTCCTCGCTGGCCTTCGACACGATCTACGCCGAAGGCCAGCGCCGCTACGTCGAGTCGCTGTCCGCCTACGCCCGGCAATTCCTGGAACTTGCGCAGAAGCCGGACGTCGACAGCATCGAGGGGCTGTCGCCGGCGATCTCGATCGAGCAGAAGACCACCTCGAAGAACCCGCGCTCGACCGTCGGCACGGTCACCGAGATCTACGACTACATGCGCCTGCTCTGGGCACGCGTCGGCACGCCCTACTCGCCCGAGACCGGCGAGCCGATCGAAAGCCAGACGGTCAGCCAGATGGTCGACCGGGTGATGGCGATGGACGAGGGCACCCGGCTCTACCTGCTGGCTCCGGTCGTGCGCGGGCGCAAGGGCGAGTACAAGCGCGAACTGCGCGATCTGCAGCAGCGCGGCTTCCAGCGAGTGAAGATCGACGGCGAGCTGTACGAAATCGAGGACGCGCCGGCGCTGGATAAGAAGAAGAAACACGACATCGAGGTCGTGGTCGACCGCCTGGTGGTGCGCGAGGGGATCGAGACACGCCTGGCGGACTCCTTCGAAACCGCGCTCAAGATCGGCGACGACCTGGCATTCACCGAGAACGCCGACACGAACGAACGCACCTCCTTCTCTGCCAAGTTCGCCTGCCCGGTCTCCGGCTTCACGATCGACGAGATCGAGCCACGGCTGTTCTCTTTCAACAACCCGTTCGGCGCTTGCCCGGATTGCGACGGCCTGGGCGCGACGCTGCACATGGATCCGGGGCTGATCGTCGATCCGCGCCTGTCGCTCAAGAAGGGTGCGATCCTGCCGTGGGCCGGCTCACCCTCGCAGTTCTACAAGCAGACGCTGGAGAGCCTCGCCAAGCACTTCGGCGTGTCGACCACGACGCCGTTCGGCGAGCTGCCGGAGGCCGCGCAGAACGGCATCCTCTACGGCACTCGTGAGCGCGTGCGCATGCGTTTCGACGACGGCCTGCGGTCCTATGAAACGGACAAGCCGTTCGAGGGCATCATCCCCAATATGGAGCGCCGCTACCGGGAGACCGACAGCGACTGGGTCCGCGAGGAACTGTCCAAGTACCAAACCGCCAAGCCGTGCGACACCTGCGGCGGTCAGCGGCTGAAGCTGGAAGCACGAATGGTCCGCATCCGCGACCTCAACGTCTCTCAGGCGGCGGAGATGTCGATCGAGCAGGCGCAGAGCTGGTTCGCCCAGGTGCTTGACCACCTACGTCCGCAGCAGCAGGAGATCGGCCGGCGGATCGTCAAGGAGATCAGCGAACGGCTGGACTTCCTGATGGACGTCGGCCTGGAGTACCTGACCCTGTCGCGCCCGGCCGCCACCCTTTCCGGCGGCGAGAGCCAGCGGATCCGCCTCGCCTCGCAGATCGGGTCCGGCCTCACCGGTGTGCTCTACGTTCTGGACGAACCGTCGATCGGCCTGCATCAGCGCGACAACGCCCGGCTGCTGCAGACGCTCGAACGCCTGCGCGACCTCGGCAACACCGTGATCGTGGTCGAGCACGACGAGGAGTTTATCCGCGACAGCGATTATCTGGTCGACATGGGCCCCGGTGCCGGCACCCACGGCGGCAACGTGGTCGCCCGCGGCACGCCTGCGGAGGTGATGCAGAAGCCGGAAAGCCTGACCGCGCAGTACCTGACCGGTTTCCGCAACATCCCCCTGCCCGACAAGCGCCGGCCAGGCCGGAAGGGCCAGGCGATCACGGTGAAGGGCGCGCGCGCCCACAACCTGCAGAACGTGACGGCGAAAATTCCGCTCGGCACCTTCACTTGCGTGACCGGCGTCTCCGGCTCCGGCAAGTCCACCCTGATCAACGAAACGCTGTACAAGACGCTGGCCCGACGGATTAACGGCGCGCGCGAGGCCCCGGCGGAGCACGACAAGGTCGAGGGCATGGAACTGCTCGACAAGGTGATCGACATCGACCAGTCGCCGATCGGCCGCACGCCGCGCTCCAACCCGGCGACCTACACCGGCGCCTTCACCCCGATCCGGGAGTGGTTCGCCGGTCTGCCGGAGTCAAACACTCGCGGCTACAAGGCCGGGCGCTTCTCCTTTAACGTCAAGGGCGGGCGCTGCGAAGCCTGCCAGGGCGACGGCGTCATCAAGATCGAGATGCACTTCCTGCCCGACGTCTTCGTCACCTGCGACGAGTGCAAGGGCAAGCGCTACAATCGCGAGACGCTGGAGATCACCTTCAAGGGCCACTCGATCGCCGACGTGCTGGAGATGACGGTCGACGAGGGCGTCGACTTCTTCTCCGCCGTGCCCAACATCCGCAACAAGCTCGTGACCCTGCAGCAGGTCGGCCTGGGCTACGTGAAGATCGGACAGCCCGCGACCACCCTATCCGGCGGCGAGGCGCAGCGCGTCAAGCTGGCCAAGGAACTGTCCCGTCGGTCGACCGGCAAGACCTTCTACATCCTGGACGAGCCGACGACCGGCTTGCACTACGAAGACGTGCGCAAGCTGCTCGAAGTGCTGCATCGCCTGGTCGACCAAGGCAACACCGTGGTGGTGATCGAGCACAACCTGGAGGTCATCAAGACCGCCGATCACATCCTGGACATGGGCCCGGAAGGCGGCTCGAAGGGCGGCCGGCTGGTCGCCAAGGGCACGCCCGAACAGGTCGCCCAGGTGCCCGAAAGTCATACCGGCCACTATCTGGGCGCATACCGGGAAAACCACCACGGCCAGGCGCACGCGGGCGGGCAAAAGCACCGCAAGCAGGCGTGA
- a CDS encoding L-lactate permease — protein sequence MAGLYALPILAVVAALASGRVGLQTAAGAGLALTVALAPLARTGDGDFAGFLVEQAVNGAWLAWHAIAVILAGLLFHNVAKRTAPDLFDPGGVRAQLNYRQLFAVCFLLGPFFEAATGFGVGLIIVIPFLLRMGLDGVTAVVFGLYSQILVPWGAMAVGSTVGAGLAGLGTQEIGLYSAYLTAPLLLAYLAVFWWLAGRAGHAPGLAQRIDDVVWLAALAGAIVLVNRYVALEAGALLSCGALLAVRHLRDQGLRAGSSDSMRAALPYAALTLAVLLTRTIGPLETALKGLGNYAPTADVPPFEPFYHVSFLILLVACANAAAARFSAMEWATIARAIWTSGRAPVLATLIFVLMGQITAASGMAAEIMRALIGAVGAGAVLASPVIAALMGLLTGSNVAANAIAMPVQTSLAAQAGLPITWVAGLQNVAGSNFTLISPIRIAMGAALVGEGGREGEIFRRAMPIAGAALAVFLLAALALLLA from the coding sequence ATGGCCGGTCTTTACGCCCTGCCCATCCTCGCCGTCGTAGCCGCGTTGGCCAGCGGTCGGGTCGGTTTGCAAACGGCGGCTGGGGCCGGGCTCGCGTTGACGGTGGCCCTGGCGCCCTTGGCACGGACTGGAGACGGCGATTTTGCCGGGTTCCTCGTCGAACAGGCGGTTAACGGTGCCTGGCTCGCCTGGCACGCCATCGCGGTCATTCTTGCGGGTCTACTGTTCCACAACGTGGCCAAGCGCACCGCACCGGACCTGTTCGACCCGGGCGGCGTGCGGGCGCAGCTCAACTATCGTCAACTGTTCGCCGTTTGCTTTCTGCTCGGGCCCTTCTTCGAAGCCGCAACCGGGTTTGGTGTCGGGTTGATCATCGTGATCCCGTTCCTGCTGCGCATGGGCCTGGACGGCGTCACAGCCGTGGTCTTCGGCCTGTACAGCCAGATCCTCGTCCCTTGGGGGGCGATGGCCGTGGGCTCGACCGTGGGCGCGGGCCTCGCGGGGTTGGGAACGCAGGAGATCGGTCTCTACAGTGCCTATCTGACGGCGCCCCTTTTACTAGCCTATCTCGCCGTATTCTGGTGGTTGGCCGGCCGCGCGGGTCATGCCCCTGGCCTGGCGCAGCGCATCGACGACGTCGTTTGGCTGGCTGCCCTCGCCGGCGCGATCGTCCTGGTGAATCGCTACGTTGCGCTTGAAGCCGGCGCGCTCTTGAGTTGCGGCGCCCTGCTGGCGGTCCGGCACCTCCGGGACCAAGGGTTGCGCGCTGGCAGTTCCGACAGCATGCGGGCTGCGTTGCCATATGCGGCCCTGACGCTTGCGGTGCTGCTGACACGCACGATCGGTCCCCTGGAAACGGCATTGAAGGGCCTTGGAAACTACGCTCCGACAGCGGATGTTCCGCCGTTCGAGCCGTTCTATCACGTGAGCTTCCTGATCCTTCTGGTCGCGTGCGCGAACGCCGCCGCTGCCCGGTTCTCGGCGATGGAATGGGCCACGATCGCACGCGCCATCTGGACCAGCGGCCGGGCGCCGGTGCTGGCCACGCTCATCTTTGTGTTGATGGGGCAGATCACTGCTGCGTCCGGGATGGCGGCCGAGATCATGCGGGCCTTGATCGGCGCGGTCGGCGCCGGTGCCGTCCTGGCAAGCCCGGTAATCGCGGCCCTGATGGGATTGCTCACGGGTAGCAACGTCGCCGCGAACGCGATCGCCATGCCGGTGCAGACGTCGCTGGCCGCGCAGGCGGGTCTGCCGATCACCTGGGTCGCCGGCCTTCAGAACGTGGCCGGCAGCAACTTCACGCTGATCTCCCCGATCCGCATCGCCATGGGGGCGGCGCTGGTCGGCGAGGGCGGTCGGGAAGGCGAGATCTTCCGCCGCGCTATGCCGATCGCGGGGGCTGCGCTGGCGGTATTCCTGCTGGCAGCGCTGGCGCTGCTGCTGGCGTAA
- a CDS encoding RSP_7527 family protein, with amino-acid sequence MTHVEIDYYIKQARVERSKAVVAGFRAFKRAITRAASRIHGGFSHLHQPKVYQ; translated from the coding sequence ATGACCCACGTCGAGATCGACTACTACATCAAGCAGGCCCGCGTGGAGCGCTCGAAGGCCGTCGTCGCGGGGTTCCGCGCGTTCAAGCGCGCGATCACCCGCGCGGCCAGCCGCATCCACGGCGGTTTCAGCCACCTGCATCAGCCGAAGGTTTATCAGTAA